From Qipengyuania psychrotolerans:
TCTTCTGCTCGGCCATGCCGAAATCGACGCAGTCATGTTCGACATAGCGATCGAGCTCTTCGAAACTGCCTTCGTCGAGCAGCACGTCGAGCCGTTCGCGCGCGGTCAGCTTGCCTTTGGCATGCTGCGCATCAATGCGCTTTTGACCGCCGCCCATGCGGGCTGCTTCGCGGCGGCGTTCCATTTCGGCGATATTGGCGGACATGCTCTCTCCGTTAAATCTCTCGGCCAAGCGCCTAGAGCGGCAAGAGCCGAAGCGTCAACGGCTCCGATCAAACTCGATGGGCACTTATGAGGAATTCCACATTACCCTCCGGCCCTGTGATCGGACTTTCGACGATGCCCTGAACCTCGAAGCCAAGCCCCTCGACCCATGCGCGAACCTCGTCGCACACGCGCTGGTGAAGCACGGGATCGCTGACCACGCCCTTCTTGCCCACTTCGCCGCGCTCAACTTCGAATTGCGGCTTGATAAGTGCCAAAAGTCGGCAGTCCTTTTCGGCCAGTTCAAGCGGGCGCTCAAGCACCTTGGAAAGCCCGATGAAACTGGCATCGCAGACCACCCAGGTCACCGGGCGGTCGATCATTCCCGGGGTGAGAATGCGGGCGCTGGTCTGTTCAAGCACCGTGACGCGCTCGTCCTGCCGCAGCTTCCACGCAAGTTGGTTGGTGCCGCTGTCGACAGCGAACACATGCTCTGCCCCGCCCTGCAGCAGGACATCGGTGAAGCCGCCTGTCGAGCTACCGATATCCATGGCGGTCACCCCGCTCGGATCCAGTCCGAAGTGTTCGATCGCATGGGCGAGCTTGATCCCGCCGCGGCTGACCCAGGGATGATCGCGACCGCGCACGTCCAGCGGTGCATCCTCGGGCAATTGCTGGCCCGGCTTGACCATCTTCTGTTCGCCAGAGAAAACCAGCCCCGCCATGACGAGCGCCTGTGCCCGCGTGCGGCTTTCCACCAGCCCCCGGTCGACAAGCATCTGGTCGAGACGTTTCTTCGCCACTGTAAACTCCGTTTGAAACCAACGCCGTTAGCGCGCATTGAGCCTCTATGAAACCGATCTACGGACAATTTGCCGCCGCGCTCGCCCTCACCTTCGGTTTGGCCGCGTGCATCCCGCCCGCGCCGGAGCCGACCCCTGCGCCCAGCCCCGCACCCGTCCCGGCGCCATCACCCACTCCGATGCCCACCTCGGTTGCGCAGGCTCCTACCTTCGAGAACTGGATCGACGCTCCGCAGACGGCAGGGGACTGGCAGTACCGTTCGTTCCAGTTCGGCACGCAAGCTCTTTTTACCGGCACCTCCGGCGAGGAGTTCGTGATCCAGTGCCTGGGCGGACAGGGGCGAATCGGCTTGATGCGGCCCGGTTCAGCGAGCGGGAACCAACAGATGCAGATACGTACGGAGACGACCGACAGGACGCTGACGGCAAGCGCGACGAGCGACGGCCCGCAAGGCTTTGTCGCCTTCATTCCCGCACGCGACCCGCTACTCGATGCGATGGCGCTGACGCGGGGCCGTTTCGCAGTTGAAAGTCCCGGCATGCCGACGCTCTACCTGCCCGCAT
This genomic window contains:
- a CDS encoding TlyA family RNA methyltransferase, which translates into the protein MLVDRGLVESRTRAQALVMAGLVFSGEQKMVKPGQQLPEDAPLDVRGRDHPWVSRGGIKLAHAIEHFGLDPSGVTAMDIGSSTGGFTDVLLQGGAEHVFAVDSGTNQLAWKLRQDERVTVLEQTSARILTPGMIDRPVTWVVCDASFIGLSKVLERPLELAEKDCRLLALIKPQFEVERGEVGKKGVVSDPVLHQRVCDEVRAWVEGLGFEVQGIVESPITGPEGNVEFLISAHRV